Part of the Zingiber officinale cultivar Zhangliang chromosome 8A, Zo_v1.1, whole genome shotgun sequence genome, TGTCAGCATCTTGACTAGGAAGGCGAAGTCATAGGCGCCTTGGAAGGTAACCCAGGAGACGGGAGAAAAATGGCCAAAGGAAAGCAAGCCGGAGGTGGCCAAGTGCTGGGCGAATCTGCAAGAGTCGATGCCCCATATTTGATTCTTTTGGAAGTCGATGCCATTAGCCTTGAGCAGCTCGACGGAGGAAGGGGCGTAACGGTCGCGGTTGATGTCGAAGTCACGGAAATTAAATTCCCACACGTAACGCACACAAGTGCCGTCGCTGTAGATGGCACATGGGAGGTTGCCGGCGGCGTCGGAGAGGGTGAGACCGACCTGGATGATGCGGAGGGCCTCGACGTTGGCACGGATCAATTCGTAGCGCTGGGGGAGGGTGAGGGTGCAGTAGGGATTTTTGGAAGCGACGACGACGCCAGGATACTCGGTGTCCAATGCGACGAAGGGGTGGAACGGGACGGCGGAGCGGATAAGGGCGAACTCCTCGTCGAGGTTATGAGCCCACACGGAGCGAACCTCGATTCTGCTGGTGCTGGCGGCGGAAGAGGAAATTGGCATATCGTTGTTGACAACTGCGACAGCCATTATGAGTTTGACGATATTAGAAATACCAAAGTACTGGAAGCTGGAGATCGAGGAGATGTTAGGTTTCGATCGATCGAGTTGGAGTGGAAATTGAAGGGAAGGATCGGAGGAGTTTAAATAGAGCAGCAGCAAATCAAAATCAAAGCGGGAAAATCGCAAACACACTCAACAGAATTAGTTGCTGCGAAATATTAGGAGATATATATGGAATTAATCAGGACTTTAAGTCAAGGATAAATCCAGCAGCAATTAGCGAACTCAACTAGgggtttagtattaattaattaattaaagttgttgccatccaatcattccttttctttctttaattaaatttcaCGTACGTGTAATTTCGTCATTATTTGCCTTTTGTGAAATTTCCACTCATTTGTTTTGGtttgaaaaaatttttaaaaccaaatgtTTACGCTAATTTCTGATAAAGTAATTAAAAGTATACGTAAAAAAAACTGGAAATCAAATCCAATAAATGATTGTCCGATCCGTGGATTAATTGGATAAATCATACGTTAAActcaaagttaattttaaaactaaaacctATTGAGTTTAGAAACCTCTTAAGTTTTTATTTCATGACCTATTGACTTATAAGATGGTCCTCGAAATTACTTTCTCCTTCATTTAATCTTATATAATTTGAGAGGTGGAGAAACTATTTTACAAAAATCTTTTATAATATTGATACGAATTGTAACAAGTGGACTCAGGAGATGacatgacagtcaaagtcaaggtaacGTAACAATCAAAGTCAATCGAGGAGAACACCTCCCCACCTGGTTCTGATTGGCTGCCTAGCGCTAAAGCTCGCTGAATTTGCTTGCTCAAATTTAAAGTAGTGCGAAAAAAAGCTAACCAACCCGTAATCAGGTCGAACATAAGGGGTTCTATCACACCCCGGGagagtccctgccagaggaaatttcgtcaacatctcccctgtacaggtgacaatctgaaacttttttaCAGCATAACCATACACGGCCAACACGGTCGAAaacatacaataaaataaaagtgacaaccacgcagtataatagtaaACCCTAACCTAAGCAACAATAAGGAAATCATCTccaatatcctactcaactacacccataaaactcaaatcttatatgctactcaactacacccataaaactcaaatcaccaaCATACATCCAAACCTACCTCTTCTGTTGTCCGGACAggcatgtaaaaaaaatataccaGATGAAAACTCATCGATAATAAAAGACCATACAAGATCCAATTGCCAAaaaggttcattggtggtttctcatctcggaagatcgttgcccacacaacgtccgaggttagaagaggaatacggtagaagatctagaggtctttctaaaaggtataactagtaatttttctttccgcatcatactagttatttttggaaataataccaaatacaagaggtttacgattctagtatttcgaatatgtttttcgatgttatgttcttttgttttatttttccttgtgatttgattgttcctttcggttaacctaaagttattttaggaaattaaatattagctttccataaaaggttttgtctagtcggtggtggttgctcccatatccaagaaggccatgtgcctcgccacgtcagtactgggaaccaattatggaaattaatatttaatggaattaataacttaaggtgatttggatcgaacgtgctaagttccgcaggagatccaagtctaaacctaaaagaacaaatagattaagctttggatcaaacgtgttaagtttcgcaagcgatccaaaatttaatttaaaagaacacatggtagctaggaaaacgttcagacctttatacaaaatttttgtacagtgaaacctctaggttttccgagtagcaaccaacaattggtatcagagctagggttatGCCTCTGtctatttggtattagtttaattatgcacatgtcatacataatttaggcaggataatagtaggatgtgctaactttgtggatgcaggatccaactattatggcttatagtttttatgtgtgtgattggacccttggacatgtcaagggcaattatatgtgtgtgcatgattgtattataaaatacagcaggagctgtatttagttttattaggattttatttttttgatctagttacatgtgtacattccttttatagaatatagggtcgatggatgtaaattttattttatgttcgatctagtttacatgtagattccttcgaggaatataggatcgaaaaatgtaaaattctatttttgtcgcggatcgaatcttgcaaggcgtggaaccttttgaggaccagaggcgcagcggaacaaggagcaagatggatgcgacatctagacccggtggcggtggccaaatatggcagcagcttgggatgacaacacacggagggcaaccatagataaaagccataatagttggaaattagattttctatttattgcttttatattgtgttgtgtgtgtatgttagtatacagttttagtaggctagcatagttaaaattcctcatttataaataactaagtgggagagggattttaaataaattccacggtctccattactggtttgtaagtgatgcaaacaagtttgcgcgttggctctgagtgccttcctccatatcggatgagcttgtttgcggatcactagcttaaacttccattttggatgactataggaagttaattaagagcgtgtgatcttccccatcggaagggacacaatcttattaacggacttagtgtcaagtaatggtatacatttaggcacgtctaatagtatcctccccatcggagtcactgctattatttgtgtgaccgaagaaaatcaactattaatttgtcaaataaataggttgacaagataataaaattaaaaacccctcttacaaatgtttgattttgtatacgtccacactatcgtggcatacaaaattcacggtgtttgaggtaattttatttgtcataaagatttattgacaagataattaatggttaaaaccctcctcttacaaatgtttaaattttgtatacgtccacactatcgtggcatgcaaaattcacggtgtttgaggtgttggtgaatttaaataatattgtttgaggaatcaatgttattctaaattcaaaaagttttgaccaaatatttgatcaaagacagatcaactattaattttattcgtcataaagtaaagttgacgagataataaaattaatggataaaatctcttttttgattttgtatgcgtccgcactatcgtggcatacaaaattcatagggattttaaaagaattgatcttgaccaaatatttttgtgattcttaggatttaaaatgtttgtcaatcccctagttgttatactatagaaaagacttagtagtcccaattgtaatgattggaaataggacttggacattaaggtagactgtcttcttagaactaagaacaatttaggtgtatttaattcattagttgaaacatgtctagtggtattatctaccagaacctggagtgtagatacagatgccattaatcatgtctgcaattcattgcagggttccaggaaacccgacaactaaatgaaaataaaaacaccgtccacatgagcattactgcaaaagtagtagttgttgcagtgggagaggtttattctctaataggaataaaatatggattttagaaattgtctttacgtactaagtttagaaagaatttgttttcagtttctaaactattaaagaatagatgttgtgtctattttgataacaaagttgttgtcaagaaaaatagggaagttatctattctggtacgttggttggcaatttataaatccaataaatctcacgatgcaacaaatggaaattagtaacatatcttctaatttttaagagaaagcaaccttcggaaatgaaccaattatatttttagcatctaaagctaggttatattaacttgagtaggattcattggtagctgatgaacttttgggttcattggtagtggaaatctttccaacctgcgagttttacttggaaggaaaaataaccaagaagcttttaaatctaAGGGGTTTGGAGCTAAAGATATATaagaataggttcattctgatttgtgaagactttttgactatccaggcaagaggttgtttcaaatatttcgtctattttatagacaactatttgagatacggatacatttacttgatgtgccacaagtctaagtgctttgattagttcaaagagtacgaggctgatgtggagaaacgtcaaagtaaaagtatcaagacactacggtgagatcgtagtggcaagtacctcttggaagaatttaggagacacttatcagaagtagggattcaatcccaactaactgcacctggtacacccctacagaatggtgtagaaaaaggaaggtataggactcttatggaaataaatagattgataatgagttatttggaaaattaccaaattcattttaaggatatactctggaaacagaagtgaacatagtaccttccaaaatcagaactctctactcatatagaattgctgaataggcgtaagcttattttgaagcatattcggattcgggtagtccagcacatatgatgaagagagataatgataagttggacaggaattcacttgtttgtgggttatcctagagaaatgaaagtaggtttatagtcttaaaaatcagaaggtcattgttagcatcaataaccgatttttagaaaaggactatgtaataaaccacgtgcccataagtagaTTTGTTCTtacggaaataataaaagacatgtctaatctaataccaactgtacaagatgagatatcacaaggaaactgcaacacgtatcacaaatgatacacaattgcagaaagtgcctcgtcgtagtgggagggttgttaggcaacctaaaaagattcttgTTTTgtgagagtttttggactcgatctctagaggacatgaacctgatctccggacatatgacgaagcactccaagataaagattcagcatcttggcaaagagtaatgaataatagaattagaatatatgtattctaataaaatctgaaaacttgtagaaccaccgaatggtgtaaaagcctttgggtgtaaggtccataataggaaaagagggatagacaagaaggtagaaactttcaaagcaaggcttgatgaaaaaggaaactttttcactggtagccatgcttaagtctatctggattcttttatctatttggcaagtagatgtcaagacagcattccttaatggaagtcttgaagaaagcatccatataaagcaaccagaatggttcattgcaaaaggctaagagcatcttgtgtgcaagctcaatcagtctatggactgaggcaaaacttcaaggtcttggaacatccggtttatcaaagtaatccagacctatggactTATTTAAGTAAccgaataagtcttgtgtatacaaaaggtgtgatggaaacgtggtgatatttcttgtactatacgtagataacatttttggtagttggaaacaatataaaaatgttgtcagaagtaagggtatggttgtccaaacaattcgatatgaagaacttgggagaataaatatattcttgggatcaaagtaataagggatcgcaagaaaagaatattttacttatctcaagcttcatatatcggaaaaaaatccttgctcgttttaagcatgcaacactccaagaaaggtttcttacctttttagcatggagtaactttatctaaagaaatgtctccgtagacatcaaaggagatagaggaaatgaagacagttctttatgcttcggctgttggaagcctaatgtatgttatgcacgagatcagaaatctgttttgccaagggcataattagcatatatcaaagtaaccctgaacagggacattggactgcagtaaaccatatattgaagtaccttagaggcactagagattatatgctagcttacaaggcagttaatttggtccctgtgggttgcacgggtTTTGACTTCCAGTtggataggggcaatagtaagtcaacctcggggttttgtgtttactttaggaggtaaagtcataactatgaaagagtgataagcataggtgtttttctggactccaccatagaagttgagtatatggcaaacctctgaggtagccataaaagctgaataactcaataacctcaagatagacttagatatgatttctggtttgtccaaagattattacaatttattgtaataatattggtgcagtagcaaactcgaaaaaccataagtctataaggcaaattaacacaatagagcgcaagtaccacccaatacgagaaatcgtataaacgaggagaagttgttgccgcctagattgcatcaggtaatgacctatagatcctttcacgaaggtccttaaggcaagagcttttgatgggcatgttgaagggttgggaatcagatgtatggcagcagatatagcagcttagtcttttagtataagtgggagattgttaggatgtatactaaaagcctagcttttggtataaacatttatctagaaataagaatcacattggtcaaatgtctacatttacgataaatgtagttgctcaattaatttatattgtagataacatggtgtgtggtgacacacacagaagatcatgatatcggttccttataaattataaacagtagctcacgaccaatatggaaaggaacaaaccattggaaggtcgtagtgtaattaggtattagtttatcttaactatataattacactagtacacttagagtgtattaagtaggaccatttgaggtcgttccttttatactgactttatgaaggaacaaagacctcagttattatgaaagtgtgtgctcttaatcttaatataataacaagcacatatatttgatatttatttctttaatttatcaatgggtgagatttagttcgatgaatcaataagtccgataagttgggaaatgatatcacttatagtgtgtgttgttgattatagaaggaaactgtgtcctagtaatctaggttgataatgtccccaagatgagttcataaagattgtcatgttaaaccctgcaggtggacttagtccgacatgacgataaggttgagtggtactattcttggattaagatattaattaaatgagttgtcagtaactcacttaattagtggacattcgacatcttaaacacagggagactaacacactcataataagaaggagcccaaaaatgtaatttgggattggtgcggtagttcaataatagttctctagtggaatgaattattattgataaaattaagttgtgtgttcggggcgaacacgggatgcttaattttatcgggagaccaaaaccaattcctcctctcggtccctatcgtagcctcttatttatagagtactatacccacctacacccaccttctatacccacctaaagggggccggccaagctagcttggaatcaagctagggccggcctaagcatggtttagggtggtcggccctagcttgaacccaagctagagggggccggccataattaaattaaaaaaaaatttaattttaatttttattatgtgaaagatataatttattaaagagaattaaaattaaaatatctcttttaaaatgatctacaaaagattaaagaaagagattagatctctttccatatttgtagattggaaagatattttattttttctttaaaaattattcacatgtcgaaaaattaaaact contains:
- the LOC122010839 gene encoding probable CCR4-associated factor 1 homolog 11 encodes the protein MAVAVVNNDMPISSSAASTSRIEVRSVWAHNLDEEFALIRSAVPFHPFVALDTEYPGVVVASKNPYCTLTLPQRYELIRANVEALRIIQVGLTLSDAAGNLPCAIYSDGTCVRYVWEFNFRDFDINRDRYAPSSVELLKANGIDFQKNQIWGIDSCRFAQHLATSGLLSFGHFSPVSWVTFQGAYDFAFLVKMLTCDCKLPKTVREFLHLVHFFFGKRVFDVKHLCKHCPGLYGGLERVASTVRVERAVGSRHQSGSDSLLTWQVFYQIASRVNPQLIDRPEHMGTLYDLQLQ